GCTTCCGACCGACGACTACGAAACGCTAAGCGGTTTTTTGGTGGGGCTTTTGGGCTACATCCCGCAAGAAGGCGAAACTCCGCAAATTTCTTACGAAAACTTTAATTTTAAGGTCGAAATCGTGGAAGAAAAGCGGGTTGCAGTGGCGCTTGCAAGTCGCAATTTAGATTGACGGCTTGTTCAGCTCGCGCCCTAACGGCTCCACGTGAACAGTTGCTGTCATACCGAAATTTTTCTCTATAATATCCTCAATTCTGCTTGCTATTTCGTGTCCTGTTTTTATGTTTTGACTGCCGTCCAAGCGAATATGAAACGTTAGCTCCTTGTGCGAGACATAATTGTGAAGATGAAAATGATGAAGTTCCATATTTTCGGGATATACGTCTGCAACTGCTTTCTTTATCGAATTTATTAAGTCTTTCGACGGCATTTCGCCCAAAAGTTTATTTATGGTTTCGTGCATTATATGATAGGTCGCGTAAAAAAGCATAAGCGCAATAATTATTCCGAGCACGCCGTCCATCCACCAAACCTCAAAAAATTTCGAGATTACTATTCCTATTAAAACGGGAACTGACGACAACGCGTCGCTTCGGTGGTGCCAACCGTCGGCTATTAGGCTTGCGTTATCGAATTTTTTTCCGAGATAATACGCCCATTGCGCCATTGCTTCCTTTACGACTATGGAGCCTGCGGTGATTACAATGGCAAGCGTTCCGAACACAACATTTTTTTCGCCGCCGCCCGTAAGCAGGAGTATGGATTCGCGCAAAAACTCAAATGCGATAATTCCCAAAAATACGGCAATAAAAAGCGCGGCTAACTGCTCCCACCTTCCGTGTCCGAAAGGGTGTTCTTTGTCTGCCTTTTTGGATGATAATTTTGTGGATATTATAACTATTATGGAAGTAAGCGAATCCGAAAGCGTGTGCCAAGCGTCCGCCGCCAATGCGATTGACCCCGTTATTACGCTGACCCACATTTTTGCGGCAAACAGCACCGCGTTTCCCAATACGGAAACTATGCCTTCGACATATCCCGCTTTTGTTTTATCCATTTTACCCATAATCAGGCGTCCTTTTTTTCGAGATGTGAATTTTAGCTAATCATACAAAAATACTATTAAGTTATGCGCTAAGTCAATTTTTTGAGCAAAAATTCTGAATTGTTGTTATCTTTTAAGTGGGTATCTTTAAACGAAACCTTAAAATAAGGAGTTTTAGCAATGAAAAAAATAATGTTTTTTATGGCAACATTTCTTTTCACGGCAACATCTTTTGCACAGACGGCTGCATCAACCACATCGCCAATACCGAACCCGCCTCAGTTTATTGTAATGGGAAGCGACGATAACACGCACGCGGCAGCGTTCAGATGGATGGCGGACGTTATGAGCGGCGCTCGCGGGTTGGAAACGGACAGAGGCACAAACTTTGACGGAAGCAAAAGATATATGTCGTTCTATGTAAATACTTCCGGCTGGGGTAATCCCGCTGTTTCAGCCAATGCTTTGGTGCAGGCGGCGCAACACGCGTACGGATTAGGGCATTCTATCAGCAATCACACGCACAGGCACTCGCGTTTTGTCGGCGGAGGAAATTGGAACGCTCCCCTAACGGGAGATCATCCGAATAATCACACGATAAGAATGGGCTTGGAAGCCGTATATGTTGCAATAGACTCCGCGCGTATCAGAATGATAGAAGCAGGAATTCCGCAAGCGCATCAATTCGGTTTTCGCACACCGTTTTTGACGTATTCCGATACCGCATTTACTGCTATGAGAATGGCGGGAATTTTGTATGACTGCTCAATAGAGGCGATTATCGGACGTCCGGGTAATACGCATTTCCCCTATACTTTGGATAATATTTCGGGAACGCCGAATGCCGTCGATGCAAACGGCAATGTCGCTCCCGATAACAGAGGGCATTGGGGGAGGCGACAAACATTTGACGGTCAAGTTGTGCAAAACGTAGTGCGTGAACACCCCGGACTTTGGGTTTTGCCCGCTTCATTGGTGGCTATTCACCCCGATGATTTGGAAGCAATTACAGCAAAAAGAGCAAGTTGGATGAGTGGCGACTTAATAACGGGTTTTGACTATAATTTATGGAACCAAGCGATGATGACCGAAGATGAAACCGTTAATGCGCTTATGCACACACTGCGACTGCACCTAAACGGCAACCGCGCTCCGTTTACATTCGGACCGCATTCGCAGTTCTTTTTCACATTACCGCCTCCGGGAAATTTCCCGAACCTCACATTTGCGCAAAGACAGCGAGCGTTTGAAAGATTTGTAGCGTACGCAAGTGAAATCCCCGATGTTTTCTTTGTTTCAGGCGATATGGTTATCCATTGGATGAAAGCGCCTGTTTGCGCAAAGTGCTTTAACCCCGAAGATTATTTCCGCGGTCCTCGTGAAAACTACACGCCGTGTCCTCCCAACTGTCAAGGTCCCGCTTCAATAGACCCAAGCAGAACAAGCAACCGAAACACGGTAAGCGGCTTGCGAATAGGCGCGCTCAGAGCGGGAAATCTGAGTTTGAACGTTGCAAATGCGGGTATATATACAGTATTCGTTCACAGCGTTGACGGCAAAATGCTCGCAAAAACACACGCAAACCTGAACGCAGGCGCAAATTCTGTAAATATAGGTCAAAATTTAGCAAGGGGAGTAGCGATTGTCAGAGTAGCAAACGCAAACACGGTTTCGCAAAGAAGAATATCAATAAGGTAAAAAAACACAAGTATGAAAAAAAAGAAAGGCAGGGATAATTCCCTGCCTAATTTGTTGTTTGCCTGTTAAATTAAGCCCTTGCGCTGTAAATGTTCGCCAATAAGCGCAAGAACGCCCAAACCTGCTATAATTGCCATAAATGGCAACGCTACTGTTTGAAGTGCTATCATTTTGAACCTCCTCTCGCTAAAATAATACTCATAAGAGCACCGCCGACCGTTAGGATAATGCCGAGCCGCGTGTCCTCAAAATCACCCAAAACCAAAGTGGCAAGTAATACCAAACTTCCGCCGCCTGCCAAACTACTTAAACACTCTCGCTTACTTGCTATATAGTTAAGTGTAAATTCTATAAAGCGAAATAAAAACTTTCCCACTTCCGCACCTTTCTGCAAAAACTTTCATTCTGTCTTTTCTGTTAAAATACATTCTTGACTTCAAACCACGCAAGACCAACCTTGCTTTTTCTCCAAAATGGGCTTTTGCTCGACAAAACGCATGGTCGAGGAGAGGAAAACACCCCCTCTCGAAAACAAAAAAAACGACGCATAACGCAAAAAAACGAGCAAAATTTAAAAAAAGTACTTATACTTATGTGAAGTTAGATTTTAACAAAACGAACAAAAGGAGTTTTTTATGGTTTCAAAAACAAAGTTTTTCGCAATGTCATTGATGGCGACATTGTTTATGTTTACAGCGACGACATTCGCGCAAAATGTGGCGGCATCGACAAGTGCCCCCGGCGGCATAGAGAGAGAACAAGTGCCGCAGTTTATCGTTATCGGAAGCGATGACAATACAAATGCAGATGCTATGAGATGGATGGTCGGCGTAATGGAAGGCAGAAGGCACGACGGAACCACTTTTAGCGCTACAAACCACGACGGCAGTAAAAGACGTATGAGCTTTTATGTAAATACGGCAGCAGGTACAAACGGTGGGGCAAACCCTACTTCCAGTACGGCTTGGGCAAACAACGAAGATTTGAAAAATTCTGTTGTTGAAGCGTACAGAGCAGGGCATTCAATCGGAAACC
This Chitinivibrionia bacterium DNA region includes the following protein-coding sequences:
- a CDS encoding cation diffusion facilitator family transporter, with the translated sequence MGKMDKTKAGYVEGIVSVLGNAVLFAAKMWVSVITGSIALAADAWHTLSDSLTSIIVIISTKLSSKKADKEHPFGHGRWEQLAALFIAVFLGIIAFEFLRESILLLTGGGEKNVVFGTLAIVITAGSIVVKEAMAQWAYYLGKKFDNASLIADGWHHRSDALSSVPVLIGIVISKFFEVWWMDGVLGIIIALMLFYATYHIMHETINKLLGEMPSKDLINSIKKAVADVYPENMELHHFHLHNYVSHKELTFHIRLDGSQNIKTGHEIASRIEDIIEKNFGMTATVHVEPLGRELNKPSI